A part of Miscanthus floridulus cultivar M001 chromosome 6, ASM1932011v1, whole genome shotgun sequence genomic DNA contains:
- the LOC136459474 gene encoding WD repeat-containing protein ATCSA-1-like isoform X1, with protein MWLEEVRGRERGELRARRFEASARARRAASLALSNRKEFATPHHGAVNSLQVDLTEGRYLLSGASDGSAAVFDVWNATEYEAGFIAKHRNILLVDKQHQNGHRFAVSAAVWYPVDTGLFVTASFDQYVKVWDTNSTQVVMEFKMPGKVYTAAMSPVATTHMLIATGTADVQVRLCDIASGAFTHTLSGHRDGIMSLEWSASSEWILMSGGCDGAIRFWDIRRAGCFRVLDQSRSQLGKRPPLVKSAVENQDHTDSLGPSPSTRSSAQKRAGISKKSSQALRKIQNLTHGQMQQRLHPGLSSSQNRATAHYGAVTGLRTTTDGMYLLSSGSDSRLRLWDIDSGCNTLVNFEAMRLQTGKPLQLAVTEDPSLVFVPCMASIKAYNLWSGTTFRTFRGHYELVNCCYYSEQDQELYTGGNDRQILVWSPSTPAFTEMEDDDKTLSGADEDNWSD; from the exons ATGTGGTTGGAGGAGGTGAGGGGGAGGGAGCGCGGGGAGCTGCGCGCCCGGCGGTTCGAGGCCAGCGCCCGGGCGCGCCGCGCGGCCTCGCTCGCGCTCTCCAACCGCAAGGAGTTCGCCACCCCGCACCACGGCGCCGTCAACTCGCTCcag GTTGATTTGACAGAGGGGAGGTACCTGCTCTCCGGGGCATCGGATGGGTCGGCCGCTGTGTTCGATGTGTGGAACGCGACGGAATACGAAGCCGGGTTCATAGCGAAGCACAGGAACATACTGCTTGTGGACAAGCAACACCAGAATGGCCACAGGTTCGCCGTCTCGGCGGCCGTTTGGTATCCTGTGGATACTGGGTTGTTTGTCACAGCATCCTTTGACCAGTATGTCAAAGTTTGGGATACCAATTCGACTCAA GTCGTCATGGAATTTAAGATGCCTGGAAAAGTGTACACTGCAGCCATGTCTCCAGTCGCAACAACGCACATGCTCATCGCTACTGGGACCGCAGATGTTCAGGTCCGTCTGTGTGACATTGCTTCTGGAGCCTTTACCCACACGTTGTCAGGTCATCGTG ATGGCATCATGTCTTTGGAGTGGTCTGCCTCAAGTGAGTGGATTTTGATGAGTGGTGGCTGTGATGGGGCAATACGTTTTTGGGACATTAGACGAGCTGGATGCTTTCGGGTTCTGGATCAATCACGGTCTCAACTTGGAAAGAGGCCTCCTCTTGTTAAAAGTGCTGTAGAGAAT CAGGATCACACAGATTCCTTAGGACCTTCACCTTCCACAAGGAGTTCAGCTCAGAAAAGGGCAGGCATTTCTAAGAAGAGCTCACAGGCTTTGCGCAAAATTCAAAACCTAACACATGGACAGATGCAACAGAGATTGCATCCCGGTTTGTCATCCAGTCAAAACCGTGCTACAGCTCATTATGGTGCTGTTACTGGATTACGAACTACTACAGATGGGATGTACCTTCTTAGCTCAG GATCTGATTCTCGTTTAAGACTCTGGGATATCGATTCAGGCTGCAATACTCTGGTCAATTTTGAAGCTATGCGATTGCAGACAGGCAAGCCATTACAATTAGCTGTCACTGAGGATCCTTCACTTGTATTTGTTCCATGTATGGCAAGCATCAAG GCATATAATTTATGGTCTGGTACAACATTTCGAACATTCCGAGGGCACTATGAACTTGTGAATTGCTGCTACTATAGTGAACAGGACCAA GAACTTTATACTGGCGGCAACGACAGGCAAATTCTTGTGTGGTCTCCATCAACTCCAGCTTTTACTGAGATG gaagatgatgacaagacccTTTCAGGAGCTGACGAGGATAACTGGAGCGACTAA
- the LOC136459474 gene encoding WD repeat-containing protein ATCSA-1-like isoform X2 yields MWLEEVRGRERGELRARRFEASARARRAASLALSNRKEFATPHHGAVNSLQVDLTEGRYLLSGASDGSAAVFDVWNATEYEAGFIAKHRNILLVDKQHQNGHRFAVSAAVWYPVDTGLFVTASFDQYVKVWDTNSTQVVMEFKMPGKVYTAAMSPVATTHMLIATGTADVQVRLCDIASGAFTHTLSGHRDGIMSLEWSASSEWILMSGGCDGAIRFWDIRRAGCFRVLDQSRSQLGKRPPLVKSAVENDHTDSLGPSPSTRSSAQKRAGISKKSSQALRKIQNLTHGQMQQRLHPGLSSSQNRATAHYGAVTGLRTTTDGMYLLSSGSDSRLRLWDIDSGCNTLVNFEAMRLQTGKPLQLAVTEDPSLVFVPCMASIKAYNLWSGTTFRTFRGHYELVNCCYYSEQDQELYTGGNDRQILVWSPSTPAFTEMEDDDKTLSGADEDNWSD; encoded by the exons ATGTGGTTGGAGGAGGTGAGGGGGAGGGAGCGCGGGGAGCTGCGCGCCCGGCGGTTCGAGGCCAGCGCCCGGGCGCGCCGCGCGGCCTCGCTCGCGCTCTCCAACCGCAAGGAGTTCGCCACCCCGCACCACGGCGCCGTCAACTCGCTCcag GTTGATTTGACAGAGGGGAGGTACCTGCTCTCCGGGGCATCGGATGGGTCGGCCGCTGTGTTCGATGTGTGGAACGCGACGGAATACGAAGCCGGGTTCATAGCGAAGCACAGGAACATACTGCTTGTGGACAAGCAACACCAGAATGGCCACAGGTTCGCCGTCTCGGCGGCCGTTTGGTATCCTGTGGATACTGGGTTGTTTGTCACAGCATCCTTTGACCAGTATGTCAAAGTTTGGGATACCAATTCGACTCAA GTCGTCATGGAATTTAAGATGCCTGGAAAAGTGTACACTGCAGCCATGTCTCCAGTCGCAACAACGCACATGCTCATCGCTACTGGGACCGCAGATGTTCAGGTCCGTCTGTGTGACATTGCTTCTGGAGCCTTTACCCACACGTTGTCAGGTCATCGTG ATGGCATCATGTCTTTGGAGTGGTCTGCCTCAAGTGAGTGGATTTTGATGAGTGGTGGCTGTGATGGGGCAATACGTTTTTGGGACATTAGACGAGCTGGATGCTTTCGGGTTCTGGATCAATCACGGTCTCAACTTGGAAAGAGGCCTCCTCTTGTTAAAAGTGCTGTAGAGAAT GATCACACAGATTCCTTAGGACCTTCACCTTCCACAAGGAGTTCAGCTCAGAAAAGGGCAGGCATTTCTAAGAAGAGCTCACAGGCTTTGCGCAAAATTCAAAACCTAACACATGGACAGATGCAACAGAGATTGCATCCCGGTTTGTCATCCAGTCAAAACCGTGCTACAGCTCATTATGGTGCTGTTACTGGATTACGAACTACTACAGATGGGATGTACCTTCTTAGCTCAG GATCTGATTCTCGTTTAAGACTCTGGGATATCGATTCAGGCTGCAATACTCTGGTCAATTTTGAAGCTATGCGATTGCAGACAGGCAAGCCATTACAATTAGCTGTCACTGAGGATCCTTCACTTGTATTTGTTCCATGTATGGCAAGCATCAAG GCATATAATTTATGGTCTGGTACAACATTTCGAACATTCCGAGGGCACTATGAACTTGTGAATTGCTGCTACTATAGTGAACAGGACCAA GAACTTTATACTGGCGGCAACGACAGGCAAATTCTTGTGTGGTCTCCATCAACTCCAGCTTTTACTGAGATG gaagatgatgacaagacccTTTCAGGAGCTGACGAGGATAACTGGAGCGACTAA
- the LOC136459474 gene encoding WD repeat-containing protein ATCSA-1-like isoform X3 — MWLEEVRGRERGELRARRFEASARARRAASLALSNRKEFATPHHGAVNSLQVDLTEGRYLLSGASDGSAAVFDVWNATEYEAGFIAKHRNILLVDKQHQNGHRFAVSAAVWYPVDTGLFVTASFDQYVKVWDTNSTQVVMEFKMPGKVYTAAMSPVATTHMLIATGTADVQVRLCDIASGAFTHTLSGHRDGIMSLEWSASSEWILMSGGCDGAIRFWDIRRAGCFRVLDQSRSQLGKRPPLVKSAVENQDHTDSLGPSPSTRSSAQKRAGISKKSSQALRKIQNLTHGQMQQRLHPGLSSSQNRATAHYGAVTGLRTTTDGMYLLSSGSDSRLRLWDIDSGCNTLVNFEAMRLQTGKPLQLAVTEDPSLVFVPCMASIKELYTGGNDRQILVWSPSTPAFTEMEDDDKTLSGADEDNWSD; from the exons ATGTGGTTGGAGGAGGTGAGGGGGAGGGAGCGCGGGGAGCTGCGCGCCCGGCGGTTCGAGGCCAGCGCCCGGGCGCGCCGCGCGGCCTCGCTCGCGCTCTCCAACCGCAAGGAGTTCGCCACCCCGCACCACGGCGCCGTCAACTCGCTCcag GTTGATTTGACAGAGGGGAGGTACCTGCTCTCCGGGGCATCGGATGGGTCGGCCGCTGTGTTCGATGTGTGGAACGCGACGGAATACGAAGCCGGGTTCATAGCGAAGCACAGGAACATACTGCTTGTGGACAAGCAACACCAGAATGGCCACAGGTTCGCCGTCTCGGCGGCCGTTTGGTATCCTGTGGATACTGGGTTGTTTGTCACAGCATCCTTTGACCAGTATGTCAAAGTTTGGGATACCAATTCGACTCAA GTCGTCATGGAATTTAAGATGCCTGGAAAAGTGTACACTGCAGCCATGTCTCCAGTCGCAACAACGCACATGCTCATCGCTACTGGGACCGCAGATGTTCAGGTCCGTCTGTGTGACATTGCTTCTGGAGCCTTTACCCACACGTTGTCAGGTCATCGTG ATGGCATCATGTCTTTGGAGTGGTCTGCCTCAAGTGAGTGGATTTTGATGAGTGGTGGCTGTGATGGGGCAATACGTTTTTGGGACATTAGACGAGCTGGATGCTTTCGGGTTCTGGATCAATCACGGTCTCAACTTGGAAAGAGGCCTCCTCTTGTTAAAAGTGCTGTAGAGAAT CAGGATCACACAGATTCCTTAGGACCTTCACCTTCCACAAGGAGTTCAGCTCAGAAAAGGGCAGGCATTTCTAAGAAGAGCTCACAGGCTTTGCGCAAAATTCAAAACCTAACACATGGACAGATGCAACAGAGATTGCATCCCGGTTTGTCATCCAGTCAAAACCGTGCTACAGCTCATTATGGTGCTGTTACTGGATTACGAACTACTACAGATGGGATGTACCTTCTTAGCTCAG GATCTGATTCTCGTTTAAGACTCTGGGATATCGATTCAGGCTGCAATACTCTGGTCAATTTTGAAGCTATGCGATTGCAGACAGGCAAGCCATTACAATTAGCTGTCACTGAGGATCCTTCACTTGTATTTGTTCCATGTATGGCAAGCATCAAG GAACTTTATACTGGCGGCAACGACAGGCAAATTCTTGTGTGGTCTCCATCAACTCCAGCTTTTACTGAGATG gaagatgatgacaagacccTTTCAGGAGCTGACGAGGATAACTGGAGCGACTAA